One Sulfitobacter mediterraneus genomic window, GGACATGTTGCAGGCCGACAATCCCAATCTAATCGGCGGTGATCAGGTCTGCGGCAGCCACCATCTGCACCAACATTTCATGAACCGGCCCGCCCGCGGCTATGCCGACGGCAGCACGCCGATCAAACATCTTTATCACACCGGGGCCGCCGTTTGGCCCGGTGGCGGAACAGGCGCGGGGCCCGGCACCCTGTTGGCCAAAAAACTTGTCGGAAAATAGCAAAGAACCAACAAAATCAACGATCAGGGAGATCCAGAATGACACTTTCAAGAAGAAGCCTGCTCAAGTCCTCAGCCGCAGCCGCGACATTTGCCGTCGTCGGCCTGCCCAGTTTTGCCCAAGCGATTGACGAATTGGTCATCGCCTACAACGTCAACCTGCCCAGTTGGGATCCGACCGTCGGCCTATCTGCGGTAAACCCGACCATTCAAGGGTTCTACCAATCGGTTTTTGACCTCTTCATCCCGCAGAACACTGACCTCAGCTTTGGTTCAGGCATCATCACGGACTACGGATGGAACGACGACCGCAGCGCGATCTGGATGGATGTGCGCGAGGGCGTCACCTGGCACAATGGCGATCCATTGACCGCCGAAGATGTGGCCTGGTCCCTGACCCGCGCGGGCAATCCTGACAGCGGCAACCCGATCCAGTTCATCTGGGGCAAGGTCAACAATATCCAGACAGACGGCAACCGCGTGACCGCCGACATGCCCGAATATGAACCGACGTTCTTTAAGTGGATGTCCTTCCTCACCGGCTATGTCATGCCAAAGAAATACTACGAAGAGGTCGGCGCGGAAGGCTTCGAAGCGGCCCCCATCGGCTCCGGTCCCTATATGGTCGAAAAATTCGAGCGCAACGCCTTTGTCCGCTTGAAGGCCAACGAGAATTACTGGGGCGGTGCGCCGGAGTTCAAGACGGTGACGATCAAGTTTGTGACCGACGCCGCCAGCCGTGTGGCAGAGGTGGAATCGGGCAACAGCCATGTCACGCTCGAAGTCCCTTATGAAGAATTCGACCGCCTCAAAGCCAAAGACGGCATTGAAGGCGTGGCCGCGCCCATTTCCGATATCGGGATGATTTTCCTCAATGATATTGAGGTGATGACAGACCCCAACGTGCGCAAGGCCGCCGCCCATGCCATCGACAAATCATTGATCATCGAACGGCTTCTCTCGGGCTACGGCGTGCCCATCGACACGCTGCAAACCCCCGATTACGTCGCCTATGACGACAGCATCAAGGTGCCTTACGATCCGGAAAAATCCAAGGAACTGCTGGCCGCTTCCGGCTATGGTCCTGACAATCCGGTCAAGTTCAAGATCCAGACCACCAAGGGCTTCAAACCCAAGGATTACGAGATGGTGCAAGCCATCGTGGGCCTCTGGCGCCGGGTCGGCATCGAAGCAGAGATCGAGGTTTACGAGATCGCCAAACACTTCGAGCTGCGCGCCGCAGATCAACTGGCCCCGGCCGCCTTCTACAACTGGGGCAATTCCGTGGGCGATCCGACCACCTCGACCGGCTTTGCGATGTTCGGCCCCTCGCCGCATTCGGTCTGGGACGGTGAGGAAACGTTTAACGCGATCCTGCCGCTTTGGGGCGAGGCGGATGAGGCCAAGCGGATCGAGGGCTGGAAAGCCGTCGACAAACGCATCGCCGAAAACGCCGAAGTCATCCCGCTGCTGCAATATGTGCAACCGATCCTGCACAGCTCTGCCGTCAAGGTCACACCGCACCGTTCTGGCGCGTTGCTGCCGCACCTGATGACCCGCGCATAAGAACCACCCTGGAACTGGCGGGGCTGGTGCAAACTGGCCCCGTCCTTTTTCGAACGGACCTTCATGACACTCCTGCGCCTCATCCTTTTGCGGATATTGACCACCGCAATCACGCTGTTTGGTGTGGCGGTGATCGTTTTTGTTGTTATCCGCGTGGTGCCCGGCAACCCCATCGCCATGATGCTGCCGCCCGGTGCCACCGATGCCGATATCGCACGGCTTCAGGCGCAATATGGTTTCGACAAATCCATATTCGAACAGTTCCTCATCTGGCTTGGCGGTGTGATGCAGGGCGATTTCGGCACCTCGATCTCCCTGCGCCAACCGGTCTCGATGCTGGTTCTGGGCCGCCTGCCCGCCACGCTTGAACTGTCGATCTTTGCCTTGGTGATCGCGGTGGTGATCGGTGGCACAATGGCCCTCACCGGCACCCGCTATCGAGACACCAAGACAGAAGGCGCCATTGACGTCAGCGCGGGCATGGCCCTGTCGGTGCCGGATTTCCTCTGGGGTTTGGTGTTAATCTTACTTTTTGGGGTGCTTTGGCCGGTTTTCCACATCTCCGGACGGATCTCTCCTTCGCTCAACATTGATTTCACGACGAATTTTTATGTTTTCGAATCCCTGTTTCGCTTGCGGTTTGATGTCTGGCTCGACCTGCTGAGCCATATGTTCATGCCTGCCCTTGCCCTGGCCATCCCCTTGGCCGCAATCATTGCACAGCTTTTAAAACAGTCTCTAAAGGAGACCATGCATCTGGATTACGTGACCCTCGCCCGCACCAAAGGCTACAGCGAACATCACGTTATCACCCGCGAAGCCCTGCCAAATGCGATCCTGCCCACGTTAACTCTTGTCGGGGTGCAATTTACCTTTCTGATAGGAGGCACGGTGATCATCGAACGGCTGTTTTCTTATGAAGGATTGGGAAACATGGCCATCGACGCCGTGATCAACCGCGATCTGCCGCTCATTCAGGGCATCGTGATCCTGTTTGCCCTGCTCTTTACCCTCGTAAATCTGGCCGTTGATATGCTCTACGTCGTTCTGAACCCCCGCCTGCGCCATGCGTGACGCACGAGGAGACATAAAGCGGCCCATCGGACTGCGTCTGTGGCTTTCGGGGGGATGGCTAACCCTTTTGGCGCTGGCCGCGATCTTTGCGCCGCTCATCGCGCCTCAAGACCCGCTGGCACAAGATCTGTTCACATCCCGCCTGCCACCCTTCTGGGATGCCAAGGCAGAACCCGGATACTGGCTTGGCTCGGACTCACTGGGCCGCGATGTGCTGTCGCGAATAGTCTATGGTGCGCGTTTGGCTCTGATCGTGGCGCTTGTCGCGGGAACATTGACCTGTCTTGTTGGCGGCACACTTGGCCTCATCGCCGGCTATTACCGTGGCTGGCCGGATCGGATCATCAGCCGCTTTGTCGATATCTGGATGGCCTTTCCACCCGTCCTCTTTGCTATTTTGCTGATTGCGGTTCTGGGGCCGGGGTTGATGTCGATCATCATCGCCATCGTCGTGATCGACTGGACCCGTTTTGCCCGTGTGATCCGCGCCGAGGCAATGAGCCAGGGGGTGATGGATTATGTCGCCTCTGCGCAAGTTGCCGGGCGTGGAAAATTCGGCACGATGATCACCGAAATTCTGCCCAATGTCCTGCCGACCATGGTCGCCCTGTTAACTCTTGAGATGGGGATTGCCGTCATCGTGGAGGCGATTCTCAGCTTTGTGAACCTTTCAATCTCTACCGATAGCCCGACATGGGGCGGCATGATCTCCGAGGGGCGCACATCGGTGCATCAGGCTTGGTGGGTGCTGGTTTTCCCACTCATCACGCTTTTCCTGACGGTCCTCAGCTTCAGCCAACTGGGCGAAGGGCTCAAGGACCGCTTTGATCCGGTGCTGCGATGAAGCCGTATCTCTCCATTCGCAATCTGTGTGTCACCCTCAAACATGGGGCGCCAATCCTGCGATCGGTGTCCCTGGATGTGTCCGCCGGTCAGGTGCATGGGCTGGTGGGGGAATCCGGTGCCGGTAAGTCCATGATCGGCAAGGCGGTTCTGGGCACCCTGCCCCGCGCCCTGCGCATCCAATCGGGCGAGATCTGGTTGGACGGCGTCGATCTGTTGACCCTCCCCGCGCAAGAGCGGCGCAAGCGCATCGGCAGCACCGCCGCCTTGATCCCGCAAGATCCGCTTACCGCCTTGAACCCATCCCGGCGCATTGGGCCGCAAATCACACGACGTCTGGTCGATATTCTGGGTTGGCGCAAAGCCGTCGCCGAGGCACGCGCGTTGGAGCTATTGGCAGAGGTGCATATTCCCGATCCGGCCCGCGTGATGCGCAGCTATCCGCATGAGCTGTCCGGCGGTATGCGTCAGCGTATTCTAATCGCCTCCGCCTTTGCTGCCGAACCCAAGCTGATCATTGCAGACGAACCGACAACGGCCCTGGATGTGACTGTACAAAAGCAAATCCTGCGCCTGATCGCCGATATGCAGGCGCGTCACGGCACCGCGCTTCTGTTTGTGACCCATGACCTCGGTGTGGTGTCCAAAGTCTGCGATACACTGTCGGTGCTCTATGCTGGCAAGGTTGTGGAGGACGCAGGGATGCACCGCTTTTTCATGCGGCCGGTTCACCCCTATTCCGCCGCATTGCTTGCCGCGACACCGACATACACTAATCCCACGGGAAGCCTGACACCTGTTCCGGCGACAGTGATAGAAGACGTGGAAACCGAAGTGCGCCAACATGACATAAGGGCCGGCGGATGATGTATCAGGTCAAGGATCTCCGGCTGTCTTTCCCCGATATGGCTCACAAACCGCTTTTTGGCGCCGCGCCTCGCATTGAGGTGCTCAAAGGCGTCAGCTTTGACCTGCACAAGGGCGCGGTGTTGGGCATCGTCGGCGGGTCCGGGTCCGGCAAATCGACGCTCGGCCGTGCGATGCTACGGCTTCTGGAGCCCGACACCGGGCAGATATTGTTCGATGGGCAGGATATTACCCATATGCCCGAAGATGGCCTGAGAGGGATGCGCAGGCGCTTTCAGATGATTTTCCAAGATCCAATGTCTTCCTTGAACCCGCGCCGACGTGTGGGCGGCATCATCGCTGGCCCCCTGCGCTTGCACGGGTTCGAAGATGCACCCGCACGGGTGGCGGAGGCGCTGGATATGGTTGGTTTGCCGCGGCATTTCGCCCAGAGATTTCCGCATGAACTGTCGGGAGGCCAACGGCAACGGGTTGGTATCGCGCGCGCCATTGCCCTGCGTCCTGACTTCATCCTTGCGGATGAGATCGTGTCGGGGCTTGATGTGTCGTCCCAGGCGCAGGTGCTGAACTTGCTTGAAGAACTGGTCAAGGAACTGGGCCTGACGCTGGGATTTATCAGCCATGATCTTTCCGTGATCCGCCGCCTGTGTGACCGAATACTGGTTCTGCACCACGGCGAAGTCGTTGAGGATTCGGAGACAGCCGCGCTTTTTGACGCTCCGAAAGCCGAGTATACACGCGAGTTGCTGGATGCGATCCCCTTGCCGGACCCTCATCAGAACTGGACCTGATTGCCCATGGGCAATTTTGTACTTCTCGAGCCTTATCAAACCTTTAGACCTATTTCACTTTGTCAATTCAAGCCAAAGCATGAAAAAAGGGAGAGGCTGATGCCCCTCCCCCTTAAGCTCTTATCTCATTGATAAATAACGACTTTCCAAATCTTGCCCATGGGCAACTCAGCCTTTGCGCGCCTTCAAGTAATTTTCGAAGGCACCCATCAAGGAGGCGTCGGAAAGCGATGCATCAAACTCCATCTGGACCTGGTTTCCGCGTTTCTTGACCATGATCCCCCGCTCCCCCGGCGAACGGCGGTATAGTTTTCCGGTCTTTGCTTTTGGCGTTTTAGGCTTGGGGTTTCCGGCTGCAACCAAACGTTTGAAAACATCCGCAGCCTCGACATAACCGCCCTGCCCCTTCGCCGCGCGTTTCTGTACGCCCGCGAGATGCATCGCCTCTTCCAGAACGCCCGCGGCCTGTTCAGGCACGCTCAGCAATGGTTTGAGCGCACGCGCATGACGCTCCTTGATGTCGCGCTTGCTTGCGAAAGCATCAAGAACCTCTTCGGGCATTTTGGCCAGAACCAGATACCGGGAAAGCCATGGCGGGCTCACCTCCAGCCGCTCTGCCATCGCCTTTTGCGATCCATCATAATAGAGGCGGATCGCCTCGGCATAATCGACAGCCCGTTCATAATCGGAGATGTCTTCGCGATCTCTGTTCTCGATATCGGCCAGACGAAAGGCCTCTTCGTCCGTAAGGTCGCGCACTTCAACCAGATAGCGGAATTGCGGGTAATTGTGCGCCCGCAACCAGCTGACGGCAAAGTGTCGCCGCGCACCGCAGATCACCTCAAATTCGTGCTCTTCCCCCGACAGACGCCGGACAATCGCGGGAAACTCCTGCTGACCTTGCGCCTTGATCCCGTCGATCAGATCGCGGCAGTTGTCCTCTGTCAGAAGCGCATAATCACGGTTGTGTCGTTCCCACATACGGCAGCGGGCAGGATCCACTTGGTAAAGTGTCTTCTCCTGCATTTCGCCTGACATGCGTTCCCCAATGGAGGTGGACCGCTTGAGGAACCGCGCCCCCGCGCGTTCGGCAGATGGGGCAGGGGTGTCGAGCCCGCTCAAGACATCGTTAAAAATGGCATCGTGTTTCTTACTCATAGCAAACCTTCCTTGCGCAGGGCGCTGTGATGGCTGGGCCAGGTCTTGCGGATCAGAAGCTCGATCTCGGCGTTGACCGCATCCAGATAGGCCCGGCAGCGTTTGTGCGTTTCGGTCCGCACACCAGGACCGGTCAGCTCGTACACCGTTGAAAGATTGGCCGCTGCATTGTCGATTTCAGCAGAATCTTTCAAAACGGCACTCATCATATCCATGGGAAACACCGCCTCCATCATGCGTTTGATCGCTTGATGTGCCGATTTCCCATCGTTCATCTTTGTCGCTAGAATTTTAACAAAAGAATAATCACGCGCACCGCCAGCGCGGGCCAGCTCTTCCAGAGTAGCGCCCATCATCTTGAGAAAATGCGCGGTGGAGCCAAAATCGATGTTGTTCGGCGGGGCTGGGATCACCAGTGCATTGGCGGCCCGCAACACGGACAGCGACAGCATGCCCAGGGCAGGGGGCGGGTCGAGCAGGATCACATCAAAATTGTCCTTTATGCTCTCAATTCCGTTGCGCAGCCGGTCGAGCACAAATGTACTGTCCCGCGCCATTCGCGCGGCAAATTCATATTCCGCATCATAAAGCCCGAGGTTTGCGGGGATCAGCGCAATTCCGGGCCAATAGGTGGCACGCAGCGCATAATGCAAGCTGGCTGGCCCACCATGGCGGAAAAACGGGTAAAGGGTATCGTCGTCCTCATCCACATCAACATCCGGATTCAAACCGAACATGGAGGTGGTGCTGGCCTGGCTGTCACAGTCGATCACACAAACACGATAGCCCTTGAGGGCCAGATATTGCGCCAGATGACAGACCATCGTTGATTTCCCGACACCACCTTTGAAGTTCTGGATCGCCAGAACCATCGCCGGGTCATCGGGTTGCCGATGGGGCAGGGTGCCAAAGACATCCCGCATGGTATTGACCTGCGCAAGACTGTAGCCGCTGCGCCGGCCGGTTTCGGGATCTTTGTCGGGCGGCGGTAGACGGCCATCGGCCTCGGCATCGCGGATCAACTTGTCGCTGCGTCCCACCATTTCGGCGGCGCGGCGGACATTAAACCGCAAATCAAGCGACTTGGACGCGCCGGGCGCAAAAACACGTTCCCGCAGGCGTTCAATCACGGTGCTGGCGCGATCGCTGAGATTGGCCAATTCGGTTAGGGTGACGGGGGGAAGGACGGGCTGCTGCATCGGGGCCTCATTTATTTGCTCTGCGAATCATGGACTGTTGTTCTGGAGCGCTCAAGTGTGAATTTTCACGAAAACCAGGCAAAAAGTCGGAAATCCGAGGCACAGATCATTTTCTTTGGATATTTCGGCATTTGCCTGCAATGCATAGCCTTTTTGCGAAGGAAACACCCGAAAAGTAAGCTATGGGATCAATCGCGCCCGATGGGTCCTAACCGGCGCTGATCTTACCCTTTAAACAGAATTTGAAAAACCCCTATGGTTCAGGATTCTTAGTGTTCTGTGTTCGGGCTTGCCAATGCCCTTTGTTTTATAGCATATCAGTGCCTAACACTTACCTTTTGGGGCGGATCGGCAAACCTTTTGGGAGGGCTAGCCTTACCTATCGGGGCGATTCCCCTTACGGATGGGTTGAGGGTTAAACCTTACGTTTTGGGTGGCTGATCTGAGAGCCACAGAACATGGTAGGATAAGCCTATAGAACAGGGGTTTGCGAATCATTGGGTGCGAATCGGCGTCGGTCAGGACTTACAAATTGGGTGATAGACCGCTCCAGAACCCTATGATAGCTTACGCGAAACGAGCAACAAAAGTAAGAATACTGGGTAAGACAATAAAGCATGAGCAAAGCTTACCGAACCGTTGATGCGCGGCCAAACGCGCAAACGCTGGTCAAACCCGGCGAGCTGGTGGACCTGGTCGAGGTGACGCCGCTGACCTTGGCTGACCGGCGGATTTACAATCAGCTGCTTGAGAACGCATGGGACGCGATCGAAAAACCGGTAACGCATGTGATCTCCAAATCCGATCTGCGTGGATCGCATAATTCCAACGATCGGGTGGGCGGGTCGATTGAGCGGCTGATGGCCTCGATTGTCAAAGTGCAGGTCATGCGGGACGGCGAGCCGGCAATTGAACGGGTGCAGCTTCTGGGGGGGAACGTCGAAACAACGCGGCGGGACGGGCTGCTCGAATATGAGATTCCGCAACGGCTGCGGCGGATCATCAAGGACAGCACAGTGTTTGCGCGGTTGCAGCGCGAGGTGATGTTTGCGCTGTCCTCGAAATATGCGCTGACGCTTTATGAGATGGTGCAAAAACGTGGCAATCTGCGCTGGCGGTCCTCGGAAAAATTCAGTCTTGAAGATATGCGCGGTGTGCTGGGCGTGCCCAAGGGCAAGTTGACCTCTTGGTCGAACCTGAAGCTGCGGGCGATTGATCCGGCGGTGGAGGAGGTTTCGGCGCTGAGTGACTATATCGTTGAGGTTGATCCGATCAAAACCGGGCGGCGGGTCACGCATATTGAACTGCGCTGGTGGCGCAAGGATGCGGGCGGCGAGGCAGAGGTGGAGCGCGAGTTGCAGTTTTCCTCGGTGGGGCGCAAGGAACGTGCAACAGCCAAGGCCGAAGCCATGCGGCCGCGGCCTGACTGGCTGGATGCGAAGGGCGCGGCGTTGAGGACAGAGACCTATGAGACGGCCAAACTGCGGTTTCCCGGATATGACATCTACTTTGTTGAGGGGGAATGGCGGGCATGGGCGGCGGGCAAACCGCCAGCGCGTGATCCCGACAAGGCCTATCTGGCATTCTTTAAGACCTTTGCCGAAAACAACCCAATTTAGAGACTGATCATGACAGAGACATCGGGCGATCCGGCCTATTTCCTTTACCATTCGATTGGCCAGTATCCGGGCAAGGCGGCGGAGATGGCCAAGGCGTTAACCACGTTTTCAGACACTTGGGGCGCGTTGGACGATGAGCAATGGCCGAATGTCCTGACAGCAAGGGCAGAGTTTATCGACCTCTGGCGCGATCTGATTGATGCGCCGGAGGGCACATTGACCAGTGCAGAGAATGTGACGACAGGGCTGTTTTCCGTTCTGGGCGGCCTGCCACCAGAGTATCTGCGCGGCAAGCGGGTGTTGGTTGCAGCAGATTGTTTTCCGTCGCTGCATTTTCTGCTGAACGGGATGCAGGATCGGTTGGGCTTCAGCCTTGAAACTGTCCCTGTGCGGCAGGGGGATTTCTGGGTCCGTGACGAGGATATGATTGCGGCATGGGGGCCGGATGTCGGTCTTGCGCTTCTGACATTTGTGACCTCCACTTCTTCGCACCGCTGTGATCTGGACACGCTGTTGGCGCATGGCCGGCAGATGGGGTCGTTGGTGGGCTTGGATCTGACCCAGGGGATCGGGATCATACCGTTTTCGCTGGATGATCATCCGGTTGATTTTGTGTTGTCCACCACCCTCAAATGGCTGTGCGGCACGCCCGGTGCGGGAATTATTCAGATGCGGGAAGATCTGTTGAAGACTGTCAAGCCGGAGCTGCGCGGATGGTTTTCGCAGGACAATCCGTTTTCATGGGATCTGGATGCTTTTGACTATGCACCCGATGCGCGGCGGTTTGAACATGGAACGCCCTCGGTTTTGGCCTGTGTGGGATCGGTGCCTGCATTGAAATGGCACGCAGGGCAGGGGGGGCTCTTGGCGCATAATCGAAAGCTGACCAAGTCGATTATGGATCATGCAGAAGAGATGGGGTTGCCGCTGGCCACGCCAAAGGACGAGGCGGCAAGGGGCGGCTCCGTGATGTTGCAATTGCCAGAAACAGCCGACCCTGCTGCCTTGGTCGACGGATTGCGAGACGCAGATGTTCATGTGGATTGCCGGGGCCGGATATTGCGGATATCACCCGGCGCGGTGACCAAGGGCCAGCACGTCAATCGTCTGTTTGATCGTCTCAAAACATATGTTTAGAGACTGAATCTACTGCAAATCGTTGAAGAACCTTTGCATCCGGTCCATCGCCTCCCGCAGCACATCCATGTCGGCGCAACCAAAGCACACCCGCAGATGCCCTTCGCCCGCATCACCATAAAAGCTGCCTGCCTCGACCACCACACCGGTTGCCGCCAAGAGCATGTCGGCGCAGTCTTGTGAGGTCAGGCCGGTGGCGGTGATGTCGGGGAAGGCGTAGATCGTCCCCTCCACCGGGGCGCAGGTCACGCCGGGCATTTGGTTCAGCCGCGAGACAACCAGATCGCGGCGTTCCCGGTCGCGATCGACCATGCCTTGCAAGATTGCGGGGTCTCCTGTGAGGGCGGCCAAAGCACCGTGCTGCACAAAGGTGTTCACATGGGTCACTTCGTTGGTGGTGATTTTCATCATTGGCCCAATTAGAGACTGATCTGCGGCGATATAACCGAGACGCCAGCCGTCCATGGCATAGGCTTTCGTGAAGGCAAACATGGAGATTGTCCGCTCCTTCATGCCGGGTAGGGAAGCGATAGAAATATGTGCGGCGTTGTCATAGGTGATCTCTTCATAGACCTCGTCAGAAAGGACCAGCAGATCGTATTCCTGCGCGAGATCCGCGATGATTTGCAATTCAGCGCGGGTATAGACCCGGCCTGTAGGATTGCAGGGGTTGATCAGCGCAATCACCTTGGTCGCTGCGGTGATATGTGGCTCTAACAAAGTACGATTGATGGCAAATCCGTTTGCAGCATCCAAGGGTGCGATGGTGACTTTGGCGCCTGCAAGCTCTGCCTTTCCGATATGCTGGGGATAATAGGGGGCGAGCAAAAGCGCCTCATCGCCCGCATCCAGAAAGGCCATAAAGGCGGCAAAGGAGGCCTGTGTCAGACCATTGGTCACGATCACCTCATCGGCGGTGATATCCATGGCATTCTGGCGGCGCAATTTTTCCGCGATGGCGTCGCGCAGTTCGGGAATGCCTTGCAGGTCGGAGTAGTGCACATGACCCGCCTGCAGCGCGGCGATGGTGGCGTCTTTGATGTGTTGGGGGGTGTCTTCTGCGGGCATGCCCAATTCGAGATGGATCAGATCACCTTTCATCTGGACGGCCTTGGCAAACATGCCAAAGTTTTTGGGTGAGGTTTCTGTGATCCGGCGGGCAGGGCGGATGGGCATGGGCGTTCCTTGCATCGAAATTTATATGCGTTTACATTTAAATCTGCCTAACCTGCCATTGCGCAGAAGGCCACCATAAAAGGGGATCATCATGGGTAGGATTGCGGTTGTCACCGGTGCGGCGGGCGGCATGGGCCGTGCGATTGTTGCAAAGCTGATCGCGGATGGCATGCATGTTATCGGGCTGGATCTGGACGGTGCTGCACTGGCCGAGATGGAAGCGGAGGAGGGATTTGAAGGGATTGCAACAGATCTGACAGACCCAGACGCCATTTCGGCAGCTTTTGAAAAAATTGCAGCGGATCATGGGGGTGTTGATGCGCTGGTGAACAACGCTGGCACCTGTTTCATGTCGGAGTTTCCGGACATACCCGTGGCGGAATTCGAAAAGCAGATGGCGCTGAACTTCTCGGGTGCATTTCATTGTTGCCAGGCGGCGATCAAGCTGATGGAAGGCCGTGACGGGGTGCGCAAGATCGTCAATATCAGCTCAAACGGGGCGTATAATTTCGATGCTTTCGATCCGCCGCATTATCGTGCTTCCAAGGCGGCCTTGGATACCTTGACCAAAGATCTGGCGCGGCGGTTCGCGACGGATAAAATCGCGGTCAATTCGATTGCGCCAGCGATGACCGAAACGCCGCTGTTTAATGTGGTGAGCGAGGACGTGCTGGCAGAGGCGATTGCGCAAATGCCGCATGGACGGGCGATGCAACCTTCGGAAATTGCGGCTTGGGTCGGGTTTCTGATCTCGCCCGCGGGGGATGTGTCCAGCGGCAATGTGATTATCCTGAACCAGGGGCGCGATGTGCGTTGATTTCTGCTGCCGAAATTGCAGAATTTTTTTCAAAATTCTGCAAGATTTTCTGAGAAAAATCACCTCAATCAAACCATTCCGGCGCTTTTTTGAGGGTTGGCCATTGTTCGGGGCTGTGGCCGTAGATGACCAGCGCGCCGCGTTCTGATGCCAGTTTCATCAGCCGGTCGCCATGGTGGATGGCCAGATCGTCATCCCATGATCCGGCAAATTTCTCGTCAATCTCGGAGGCGCGGCTGATTGCATCGGAGGTGAGCAGAACCCAGCCTGTTTGCGGCAATTGCACCATAAAGGCCAGTTGGCCGGGGGCATGACCGGGGCAGAGCAAGACCTCAAATCCGGGGCCAAGATTCATATCCGACCGCACCAGATGATAGTCGCGATCAGGCCAGTCCATCATCTGTTTTCCGGACCAATACAGCGGGCGGGGCAGGGCGCGTTCGGCGGCGGAAATCAGGATCGGGGCATGGGGAAAACCGGCCATATCGCCAACGTGGTCGATGTGGGTATGACTTTGGATCATCAGGGTGACATCGGATTTGGCCAGCCCCAGTTTGGCCAGTTGCGGGCCGGGCATGTTTTCGGGGGTCACGGACAGAACGCGGCCAAAGCTGCCCAGTTCGTCCTCGGCGGTGGCGGCCTCTGCATCGTGGGCGTATTTTTCGGGAAAGCCGGTGTCGATCAACACCACTTCGCCAGCGTCGGTTTCCACCACAAAGCCGCAGATTCCGATGGTGCGCGGGCCGGAATGGACCTCGAACAACCCGTAATCGAGCACAGCGAGGCGTTTCGGTTTGCCCTTCAGCGTGACTTGGCTTTTCATGTGGCGATCCCCCTTGGGGCCATAAGCAAAGGCGGCGCAATGAAAGTCAAGATTCACACCCTGTTTCAATACCTGTTGGAAACAACAGATGCGGAGCCGGAGGCGATTGTCGGGTTCTCCTTGGCGGAATCGCCCAAGCTGGGGGAGTTCATTGCGGATCTTGATCCGGACTTGCCGTTGGATTGGAACAACCGGGATTTTCGCGGGTTGCCCGAATTGCGGGACCATGTTCTGGCGCAGGCAGGGTTGAGCGGGCTTTGTTCGG contains:
- a CDS encoding pyridoxal phosphate-dependent aminotransferase, whose amino-acid sequence is MPIRPARRITETSPKNFGMFAKAVQMKGDLIHLELGMPAEDTPQHIKDATIAALQAGHVHYSDLQGIPELRDAIAEKLRRQNAMDITADEVIVTNGLTQASFAAFMAFLDAGDEALLLAPYYPQHIGKAELAGAKVTIAPLDAANGFAINRTLLEPHITAATKVIALINPCNPTGRVYTRAELQIIADLAQEYDLLVLSDEVYEEITYDNAAHISIASLPGMKERTISMFAFTKAYAMDGWRLGYIAADQSLIGPMMKITTNEVTHVNTFVQHGALAALTGDPAILQGMVDRDRERRDLVVSRLNQMPGVTCAPVEGTIYAFPDITATGLTSQDCADMLLAATGVVVEAGSFYGDAGEGHLRVCFGCADMDVLREAMDRMQRFFNDLQ
- a CDS encoding aminotransferase class V-fold PLP-dependent enzyme, which translates into the protein MTETSGDPAYFLYHSIGQYPGKAAEMAKALTTFSDTWGALDDEQWPNVLTARAEFIDLWRDLIDAPEGTLTSAENVTTGLFSVLGGLPPEYLRGKRVLVAADCFPSLHFLLNGMQDRLGFSLETVPVRQGDFWVRDEDMIAAWGPDVGLALLTFVTSTSSHRCDLDTLLAHGRQMGSLVGLDLTQGIGIIPFSLDDHPVDFVLSTTLKWLCGTPGAGIIQMREDLLKTVKPELRGWFSQDNPFSWDLDAFDYAPDARRFEHGTPSVLACVGSVPALKWHAGQGGLLAHNRKLTKSIMDHAEEMGLPLATPKDEAARGGSVMLQLPETADPAALVDGLRDADVHVDCRGRILRISPGAVTKGQHVNRLFDRLKTYV
- a CDS encoding replication initiation protein encodes the protein MSKAYRTVDARPNAQTLVKPGELVDLVEVTPLTLADRRIYNQLLENAWDAIEKPVTHVISKSDLRGSHNSNDRVGGSIERLMASIVKVQVMRDGEPAIERVQLLGGNVETTRRDGLLEYEIPQRLRRIIKDSTVFARLQREVMFALSSKYALTLYEMVQKRGNLRWRSSEKFSLEDMRGVLGVPKGKLTSWSNLKLRAIDPAVEEVSALSDYIVEVDPIKTGRRVTHIELRWWRKDAGGEAEVERELQFSSVGRKERATAKAEAMRPRPDWLDAKGAALRTETYETAKLRFPGYDIYFVEGEWRAWAAGKPPARDPDKAYLAFFKTFAENNPI
- a CDS encoding SDR family NAD(P)-dependent oxidoreductase yields the protein MGRIAVVTGAAGGMGRAIVAKLIADGMHVIGLDLDGAALAEMEAEEGFEGIATDLTDPDAISAAFEKIAADHGGVDALVNNAGTCFMSEFPDIPVAEFEKQMALNFSGAFHCCQAAIKLMEGRDGVRKIVNISSNGAYNFDAFDPPHYRASKAALDTLTKDLARRFATDKIAVNSIAPAMTETPLFNVVSEDVLAEAIAQMPHGRAMQPSEIAAWVGFLISPAGDVSSGNVIILNQGRDVR
- a CDS encoding MBL fold metallo-hydrolase, whose product is MKSQVTLKGKPKRLAVLDYGLFEVHSGPRTIGICGFVVETDAGEVVLIDTGFPEKYAHDAEAATAEDELGSFGRVLSVTPENMPGPQLAKLGLAKSDVTLMIQSHTHIDHVGDMAGFPHAPILISAAERALPRPLYWSGKQMMDWPDRDYHLVRSDMNLGPGFEVLLCPGHAPGQLAFMVQLPQTGWVLLTSDAISRASEIDEKFAGSWDDDLAIHHGDRLMKLASERGALVIYGHSPEQWPTLKKAPEWFD
- a CDS encoding AAA family ATPase, whose protein sequence is MQQPVLPPVTLTELANLSDRASTVIERLRERVFAPGASKSLDLRFNVRRAAEMVGRSDKLIRDAEADGRLPPPDKDPETGRRSGYSLAQVNTMRDVFGTLPHRQPDDPAMVLAIQNFKGGVGKSTMVCHLAQYLALKGYRVCVIDCDSQASTTSMFGLNPDVDVDEDDDTLYPFFRHGGPASLHYALRATYWPGIALIPANLGLYDAEYEFAARMARDSTFVLDRLRNGIESIKDNFDVILLDPPPALGMLSLSVLRAANALVIPAPPNNIDFGSTAHFLKMMGATLEELARAGGARDYSFVKILATKMNDGKSAHQAIKRMMEAVFPMDMMSAVLKDSAEIDNAAANLSTVYELTGPGVRTETHKRCRAYLDAVNAEIELLIRKTWPSHHSALRKEGLL